A single window of Pectobacterium parmentieri DNA harbors:
- the lldD gene encoding FMN-dependent L-lactate dehydrogenase LldD: MIISASTDYRAAAQRRLPPFLFHYIDGGAYNEHTLRRNTADLADIALRQRILKNMSDLSLETQLFGEKLAMPVVLAPVGLTGMYARRGEVQAARAAAQKGIPFTLSTVSVCPIEEVAPAIDRPMWFQLYVLKDRGFMRNALERAQAAGVKTLVFTVDMPTPGARYRDAHSGMSGPNAAARRMLQAVTHPHWAWDVGLNGKPHDLGNVSVYRGTPTTLENYIGWLAENFDPSISWQDLAWIRELWKGPMIIKGILDPEDAKEAVRFGADGIVVSNHGGRQLDGVLSTARALPAIADAVKGDITILADSGIRTGLDVVRMIALGADGVMLGRAFVYALAAAGEAGVVNLLNLIEKEMRVAMTLTGAKSIADITADSLVQATLRRLDGL; encoded by the coding sequence CAGCGTAGACTGCCGCCGTTTCTTTTTCACTATATTGACGGCGGGGCGTACAACGAGCACACGCTCAGGCGCAATACCGCCGATCTGGCGGATATCGCGCTGCGTCAGCGCATCCTGAAAAATATGTCTGACCTGAGTCTGGAGACGCAGTTGTTCGGTGAAAAGCTGGCGATGCCGGTGGTGCTGGCTCCCGTTGGCCTGACCGGGATGTATGCCAGACGTGGCGAAGTGCAGGCTGCTCGTGCGGCTGCACAGAAAGGGATTCCGTTTACCTTATCCACTGTTTCAGTCTGCCCGATTGAGGAAGTTGCACCCGCTATCGATCGCCCGATGTGGTTCCAGCTCTACGTGTTAAAAGATCGCGGCTTTATGCGTAATGCGCTGGAACGTGCACAGGCGGCGGGGGTGAAGACGCTGGTATTTACCGTAGATATGCCGACGCCGGGGGCGCGCTATCGCGATGCGCATTCTGGCATGAGTGGGCCGAATGCGGCGGCGCGGCGTATGTTACAGGCCGTGACTCATCCACACTGGGCGTGGGATGTTGGTCTTAACGGTAAGCCGCACGATTTGGGGAATGTTTCTGTCTATCGCGGCACGCCGACGACGCTTGAAAACTACATCGGCTGGCTGGCGGAGAATTTCGATCCTTCTATTTCGTGGCAGGACTTGGCGTGGATCCGTGAGCTGTGGAAAGGGCCGATGATCATTAAAGGTATCCTCGACCCGGAAGATGCCAAAGAGGCGGTGAGGTTCGGCGCAGACGGGATTGTGGTTTCCAATCATGGTGGTCGTCAGTTGGACGGCGTGCTGTCGACGGCACGTGCGCTGCCAGCAATAGCCGATGCGGTAAAAGGCGATATCACCATTCTGGCGGATTCCGGTATTCGTACCGGGCTAGATGTGGTGCGCATGATTGCGCTGGGTGCGGATGGCGTGATGCTCGGGCGTGCGTTTGTCTACGCACTGGCGGCGGCAGGTGAAGCGGGCGTGGTTAACCTGCTGAACCTGATCGAAAAAGAGATGCGTGTGGCGATGACGCTCACGGGTGCCAAATCTATTGCCGACATTACCGCAGATTCTCTGGTGCAGGCGACCCTACGGCGATTGGATGGCCTGTAA
- a CDS encoding GrpB family protein, whose product MGGRIIAVVDYDPLWATNYATAAKALAQALGEVAVRVHHIGSTAVPGLPAKAVIDMLLEVVSLSDLDRLDHVMVDLGYRPRGENGMAGRRYYTKGGDARTHHLHAFVVGDAHIQRHLAFRDYLRANPAVCAEYAAIKRAAALACDNDAAVYSQLKNDFIGIHDVSI is encoded by the coding sequence ATGGGTGGACGAATCATCGCCGTGGTGGATTACGATCCACTGTGGGCGACGAATTACGCAACGGCGGCAAAGGCGCTAGCGCAGGCACTCGGCGAGGTTGCGGTGAGAGTACATCATATCGGCAGCACGGCCGTGCCGGGGTTACCTGCTAAAGCGGTGATTGATATGCTGCTTGAGGTGGTTTCGCTGTCCGATCTGGATCGGTTAGATCACGTCATGGTCGATTTGGGCTATCGTCCGCGCGGCGAAAATGGCATGGCGGGACGTCGTTACTACACCAAGGGTGGCGACGCGCGTACTCATCATCTTCACGCTTTTGTGGTGGGTGACGCGCACATTCAGCGGCATCTGGCTTTTCGTGATTATCTGCGGGCCAATCCTGCCGTGTGTGCGGAATACGCGGCAATAAAGCGCGCCGCCGCACTGGCATGTGACAACGATGCCGCGGTGTATAGTCAGTTAAAAAATGACTTTATCGGTATACATGACGTGAGCATATAG